A stretch of Helicobacter pylori oki112 DNA encodes these proteins:
- the tsf gene encoding translation elongation factor Ts translates to MSGISAQLVKKLRDLTDAGMMDCKKALVEVAGDLQKAIDFLREKGLSKATKKADRIAAEGVVALEVAPDFKSAMMVEINSETDFVAKNEGFKELVKKTLETIKAHNIHTPEELLKSPLDNKPFEEYLHSQIAVIGENILVRKIAHLKAPSSHIINGYAHSNARVGVLIGIKYDNEKNAPKVVELARNIAMHAAAMKPQVLDCKDFSLDFVKKETLALIAEIEKDNEEAKRLGKPLKNIPTFGSRIELSDEVLAHQKKAFEDELKEQGKPEKIWDKIVPGKMERFIADNTLIDQRLTLLGQFYVMDDKKTIAQVVADCSKEWDDDLTITEYVRFELGEGIEKKAENFAEEVALQMK, encoded by the coding sequence ATGTCAGGAATTAGCGCTCAATTAGTCAAAAAATTAAGGGACTTAACCGATGCGGGCATGATGGATTGCAAAAAAGCCCTTGTGGAAGTGGCTGGGGATTTGCAAAAGGCCATTGATTTCTTGCGCGAAAAAGGCTTGAGTAAAGCCACTAAAAAAGCCGATAGGATCGCTGCTGAGGGCGTAGTCGCTTTAGAAGTCGCGCCTGATTTTAAAAGCGCAATGATGGTAGAAATCAATAGCGAAACGGATTTTGTGGCTAAAAATGAGGGCTTTAAGGAATTGGTTAAAAAAACTTTAGAAACGATCAAAGCCCATAATATTCACACCCCAGAAGAGTTGCTTAAAAGCCCATTAGACAACAAGCCTTTTGAAGAATATTTGCACTCTCAAATCGCTGTGATTGGTGAAAATATTTTAGTGAGAAAAATCGCTCATTTAAAAGCCCCTAGCTCTCATATCATCAATGGTTATGCGCATTCTAACGCTAGAGTGGGCGTGTTAATCGGTATAAAATACGATAATGAGAAAAACGCTCCAAAAGTGGTGGAACTGGCCCGAAACATCGCTATGCATGCCGCAGCGATGAAACCTCAAGTATTAGATTGCAAAGACTTTAGCCTTGATTTTGTCAAAAAAGAAACTTTAGCCTTGATCGCTGAAATTGAAAAAGACAATGAAGAGGCTAAGCGCTTGGGCAAACCTTTGAAAAACATCCCCACTTTTGGGAGCCGCATTGAATTGAGCGATGAAGTTTTAGCCCATCAAAAAAAAGCTTTTGAAGACGAACTAAAAGAGCAAGGCAAGCCTGAGAAAATCTGGGATAAAATCGTTCCTGGAAAAATGGAAAGGTTTATCGCTGATAACACCCTTATTGATCAACGCTTGACCCTTTTAGGGCAATTCTATGTCATGGACGATAAAAAAACTATCGCTCAAGTGGTTGCTGATTGTTCCAAAGAGTGGGATGACGATTTAACAATCACTGAGTATGTGCGTTTTGAATTGGGCGAAGGCATTGAGAAAAAGGCAGAGAATTTCGCTGAAGAAGTGGCTTTGCAAATGAAGTGA
- the rpsB gene encoding 30S ribosomal protein S2: MVTMKDLLECGVHFGHQTRRWNPKTKKFIFGVRKNIHIIDLQKTLRYFRYTYNIVRDASAQGKSIMFVGTKKQANETLKEFAESIQVPYVNYRWLGGMLTNFSTIRKSVRKLEIIEEMENSGQIDLLTKKEKLMILRKKEKLDKYLGGVRHMKKIPDMIFVIDVAKEKIAVAEARKLHIPIVAPLDTNCDPDLVDYPIPGNDDAIRSIRLFCKEMSEAILEGRELMQEEIVHADENSEEIEFVSNEEKEEMLAEIQKEITQGAE; the protein is encoded by the coding sequence ATGGTAACCATGAAAGATTTATTAGAATGCGGTGTGCATTTTGGACACCAAACAAGGCGTTGGAACCCTAAAACCAAAAAATTCATTTTTGGCGTTAGGAAAAATATCCATATTATTGATTTGCAAAAAACTTTGCGCTATTTTAGATATACCTATAATATCGTGCGCGATGCGAGCGCTCAAGGCAAGAGCATCATGTTTGTAGGCACTAAAAAACAAGCCAACGAGACTTTGAAAGAATTTGCTGAAAGCATTCAAGTCCCTTATGTCAATTACCGCTGGCTTGGTGGCATGCTGACTAATTTTAGCACCATTAGAAAATCGGTGAGAAAATTAGAAATCATTGAAGAAATGGAAAATAGCGGTCAAATTGATCTATTGACTAAAAAAGAAAAGCTCATGATTTTAAGGAAAAAAGAAAAGCTAGACAAGTATCTTGGTGGGGTGCGCCACATGAAAAAAATCCCTGATATGATTTTTGTGATCGATGTGGCTAAAGAAAAAATCGCTGTCGCTGAAGCCAGAAAACTCCATATCCCTATCGTGGCTCCCTTAGACACTAACTGCGATCCTGATTTAGTGGATTACCCCATTCCTGGAAATGACGATGCGATCCGCTCTATCAGGCTATTTTGTAAAGAAATGAGCGAAGCGATTTTAGAGGGGCGAGAACTCATGCAAGAAGAAATCGTCCATGCGGATGAAAATAGCGAAGAGATAGAGTTCGTGAGCAATGAAGAAAAAGAAGAAATGCTCGCTGAAATCCAAAAAGAAATCACTCAAGGAGCTGAATAA
- a CDS encoding RecB-like helicase: protein MDTKRQCMALKASAGSGKTFALSVRFLALLFKGANPSEILTLTFTKKATAEMKERILDYLKILQKENLEDEKEKEKAQNILKELEEKYHLDPSLVQNSAQKIYQRFLNAEIRISTIDAFFQSILRKFCWFVGLSANFEVNEDTKAHQQQLNEGFLSALNGEQLEELSVFIAQCLSYDNYTSDSILERLRFLKNKLYLFDPNKKEPAFDEEGFLEKLRSLNNQIQSIETASDKAKTAIKCDSFRGFLNSSLTWLKKKSEYQSFKKLKNEIPTLESECEEIENDLKRYYEAKESALFKKFPKFIQLYDKATSKIQALDFDAIKDKVHALLKGYEEMPAEFFYFRLDSKIAHILIDEFQDTSLNDYKILAPFIDEIKAGIGQAKWHRSVFFVGDVKQSIYAFRGSFSSLFESVSKDFYHDNLQFNHRSSPLIINYVNTIFKKAYQNSSTAYLEQKYPKASSNKHVTDGYVKVSLVADERGLLLEQILQEAQNLLEHRIEPKDITILCATNDDALEIKNYLQENLSAIRPSTESSAKLSQFVESKIIKNALKYALAEEPYKPFYKHSVLKLAGYLHDDAIALAGFDPKKESVADFVWKVMELFELYGECAQICLELAVGCEDANEFLEKLEAKKIASFNLKGAQIMTIHKSKGMQFPYVIVCERLGKPKSNNSNQFLEEYNGAELLRLYYRMKNREIVDKDYARALDEEEAAKDHEEINVYYVAFTRAELGLIVVAKDKKESKKESKNKKMHEQLDLAPLEEGEIVPAISSQKEPLIASVLIKPHAYGEQVQEIEEEPESDYEKNNDQEAINFGIALHKGLEYQYAYSIPKESVLEYLNYHHGFYGLDYQALEESLELFENDTEIQALFKNYALRGEAAFLFEGVVSRIDVLLWDKGQNLYVLDYKSSQNYQQSHKAQVSHYAAFLQTQAPHFKIQAGIIYAHKRLLEKLWV from the coding sequence ATGGATACAAAAAGACAATGCATGGCCTTAAAGGCTTCAGCAGGGAGCGGGAAGACTTTCGCTTTGAGCGTGCGGTTTTTGGCCCTGTTGTTTAAGGGGGCTAATCCTAGCGAGATTTTAACGCTCACTTTCACTAAAAAAGCCACCGCCGAAATGAAAGAGCGCATTTTAGACTATTTAAAAATTTTGCAAAAAGAAAACCTTGAAGATGAAAAAGAAAAAGAAAAAGCCCAAAATATCCTAAAAGAATTAGAAGAAAAATACCATTTAGACCCTAGCTTGGTGCAAAATAGCGCTCAAAAAATCTACCAACGCTTTTTAAACGCTGAAATCAGAATTAGCACCATTGATGCGTTTTTTCAAAGCATTTTAAGGAAATTTTGCTGGTTTGTGGGGTTGAGCGCGAATTTTGAAGTCAATGAAGACACCAAAGCGCACCAGCAACAGCTTAATGAGGGTTTTTTGAGCGCTTTAAATGGCGAACAGCTTGAGGAATTGAGCGTTTTTATCGCTCAATGCTTAAGTTATGATAATTACACAAGCGATTCCATTTTAGAGCGGTTGCGTTTTTTAAAAAACAAGCTCTATTTATTTGATCCTAATAAGAAAGAGCCTGCATTTGATGAAGAGGGTTTTTTAGAAAAATTAAGGAGTTTAAACAATCAAATTCAAAGCATAGAAACAGCGTCAGATAAGGCTAAAACAGCCATTAAATGCGATAGTTTTAGGGGATTTTTAAACAGCTCTTTAACCTGGCTTAAAAAAAAGAGCGAATATCAATCTTTCAAAAAACTCAAAAATGAAATCCCCACTTTAGAGAGCGAATGCGAAGAGATTGAAAACGATTTAAAACGCTATTATGAAGCCAAAGAAAGTGCATTGTTTAAAAAATTCCCTAAATTCATCCAGCTTTATGATAAAGCCACTTCTAAAATCCAAGCTTTGGATTTTGATGCGATTAAAGATAAAGTCCATGCCTTATTGAAAGGTTATGAAGAAATGCCGGCGGAGTTTTTTTATTTCAGATTGGACAGCAAAATCGCGCACATTTTGATTGATGAATTTCAAGACACGAGCTTGAACGATTATAAGATTTTAGCCCCTTTTATTGATGAGATTAAAGCCGGGATAGGGCAAGCTAAATGGCACAGGAGCGTGTTTTTTGTGGGCGATGTCAAGCAGAGCATTTATGCCTTTAGGGGGAGTTTTAGCTCCTTGTTTGAAAGCGTTTCTAAAGATTTTTACCACGATAATTTACAATTCAACCACCGCAGTTCGCCTTTGATTATTAATTATGTGAACACCATTTTTAAAAAAGCTTATCAAAATTCCTCCACCGCTTATTTGGAGCAAAAATACCCTAAAGCTTCCAGCAATAAACATGTTACAGACGGCTATGTGAAAGTCTCTTTAGTGGCTGATGAAAGAGGATTGTTATTGGAACAAATCTTACAAGAAGCTCAAAACCTTTTAGAGCATCGCATTGAGCCTAAAGACATTACCATTTTATGCGCCACTAATGACGACGCTTTAGAAATCAAAAATTATTTGCAAGAGAATTTGAGCGCCATTCGCCCAAGCACGGAATCTAGCGCGAAATTGTCTCAATTTGTAGAATCTAAAATCATTAAGAACGCTTTAAAATACGCTCTAGCTGAAGAACCTTACAAGCCCTTTTACAAGCACAGCGTTTTAAAACTCGCTGGATACTTGCATGATGATGCCATCGCTTTAGCTGGTTTTGACCCTAAAAAAGAGAGCGTGGCAGACTTTGTGTGGAAGGTGATGGAATTGTTTGAGCTTTATGGAGAGTGCGCGCAAATCTGTTTGGAGTTGGCGGTTGGGTGTGAAGACGCGAATGAATTTTTGGAAAAATTAGAGGCTAAAAAGATCGCTTCTTTCAATTTAAAAGGCGCTCAGATCATGACCATTCATAAATCTAAAGGCATGCAATTCCCTTATGTGATCGTGTGCGAACGCTTGGGCAAGCCTAAATCCAATAACTCCAATCAATTCCTTGAAGAATATAACGGTGCAGAGCTTCTTCGCCTTTATTACAGAATGAAAAATCGTGAGATCGTAGATAAAGATTACGCTAGGGCTTTAGATGAAGAAGAAGCGGCTAAAGATCATGAAGAAATTAATGTGTATTATGTCGCATTCACTAGGGCTGAGTTAGGGCTGATTGTCGTGGCCAAAGACAAAAAAGAAAGCAAAAAAGAAAGCAAAAACAAAAAAATGCACGAACAATTGGATCTTGCGCCTTTAGAAGAGGGCGAAATCGTGCCGGCTATTTCTTCTCAAAAAGAGCCTTTAATCGCAAGCGTGTTAATCAAACCCCATGCCTATGGCGAGCAAGTCCAAGAGATAGAAGAAGAGCCAGAGAGCGATTATGAAAAGAATAACGACCAGGAAGCGATCAATTTTGGTATCGCTTTGCATAAGGGATTAGAATACCAATACGCTTATAGTATTCCTAAAGAAAGCGTTTTAGAATATTTAAACTACCATCATGGTTTTTATGGTTTGGATTACCAAGCGTTAGAAGAAAGTTTAGAGCTTTTTGAAAACGATACAGAGATACAAGCTCTTTTTAAAAATTATGCCTTAAGGGGCGAAGCGGCTTTTTTATTTGAAGGGGTTGTGTCTAGGATTGATGTTTTGTTGTGGGATAAGGGGCAAAATTTGTATGTTTTAGATTATAAAAGCTCTCAAAATTACCAGCAAAGCCATAAAGCACAAGTTTCTCATTACGCTGCGTTTTTGCAAACTCAAGCCCCCCATTTTAAGATACAAGCGGGCATTATTTACGCTCATAAAAGACTGCTTGAAAAATTATGGGTTTGA
- the nhaA gene encoding sodium/proton antiporter NhaA: MNIKKTENALSVTLKNFIKSESFGGIFLFLNAVLAMVVANSFLKESYFALWHTPFGFQIGDFFIGFSLHHWIDDVLMALFFLMIGLEIKRELLFGELSSFKKASFPVIAAIGGMIAPGLIYFFLNADTPSQHGFGIPMATDIAFALGVIMLLGKRVPTALKVFLITLAVADDLGAIVVIALFYTTNLKFAWLLGALGVVLVLAVLNRLNMRSLIPYLLLGVLLWFCVHESGIHATIAAVILAFMIPVKIPKDSKNVELLELGKRYAETSSGALLTKEQQEILHSIEEKASALQSPLERLEHFLAPISGYFIMPLFAFANAGVSVDSSINLEVDKVLLGVILGLCLGKPLGIFLITFISEKLKITARPKGISWWHILGAGLLAGIGFTMSMFISNLAFTSEHKDAMEVAKIAILLGSLISGIIGALYLFALDKRATLKK; encoded by the coding sequence ATGAATATCAAAAAAACAGAAAACGCGCTCAGTGTAACGCTTAAAAACTTTATTAAAAGCGAGTCTTTTGGAGGGATTTTCCTCTTTTTAAACGCTGTTTTAGCGATGGTGGTGGCTAATTCGTTTTTAAAAGAAAGTTATTTTGCGCTATGGCACACCCCTTTTGGGTTTCAAATAGGGGATTTTTTTATCGGCTTTAGTTTGCATCACTGGATTGATGATGTTTTAATGGCGTTATTCTTTTTAATGATAGGTTTGGAGATCAAGCGAGAATTGTTGTTTGGGGAGCTATCCAGTTTCAAAAAAGCTTCTTTTCCTGTGATTGCGGCTATAGGGGGCATGATAGCCCCAGGATTGATTTATTTTTTTCTTAACGCTGACACGCCTTCTCAGCATGGTTTTGGGATCCCTATGGCGACAGATATTGCATTCGCTTTAGGCGTGATCATGCTTTTAGGCAAGAGGGTGCCAACCGCTTTAAAGGTTTTTTTAATCACTCTAGCGGTGGCTGATGACTTGGGGGCTATTGTGGTGATTGCGCTCTTTTATACCACAAATTTAAAATTCGCATGGCTTTTAGGGGCTTTAGGGGTGGTTCTTGTTTTAGCTGTATTAAACCGCTTGAATATGCGCTCGCTTATCCCTTACTTGCTTTTAGGGGTGTTGCTTTGGTTTTGCGTGCATGAGAGCGGTATCCATGCGACGATTGCTGCAGTGATTTTAGCTTTTATGATACCGGTGAAGATCCCTAAAGATTCTAAAAATGTAGAGCTTTTAGAACTGGGCAAGCGATACGCAGAAACGAGTTCAGGAGCGCTTTTGACTAAAGAGCAGCAAGAGATCTTGCATTCCATTGAAGAAAAAGCGAGCGCCTTACAAAGCCCTTTAGAAAGATTGGAGCATTTTTTAGCCCCCATTAGCGGGTATTTCATCATGCCCTTATTTGCGTTTGCAAACGCTGGGGTGAGCGTTGATTCTAGCATCAATTTAGAAGTGGATAAGGTGCTTTTAGGGGTTATTCTAGGGCTTTGTTTGGGCAAGCCTTTAGGGATTTTTCTCATCACTTTTATAAGCGAAAAGCTTAAAATCACTGCACGCCCTAAAGGCATCAGCTGGTGGCATATTTTAGGGGCTGGGCTTTTAGCAGGGATTGGCTTTACCATGTCTATGTTTATTTCCAATCTGGCTTTCACGAGCGAGCATAAGGATGCTATGGAAGTGGCAAAGATTGCGATTTTACTCGGATCTTTGATTTCTGGGATCATAGGGGCTTTGTATTTATTCGCGCTAGACAAAAGAGCGACTTTAAAGAAATAG
- the yajC gene encoding preprotein translocase subunit YajC — MGQIRDILTTLLPLVVLFLIFYFLIVRPQRQQQKKHKEMIEGLTKGDKIVTQGGLIVEVLKAEANFFSVKLNDDTTAKLSKNYVAFKLDELDQFGLAEPIVIQQGREEISAKLSGTKTLKQRQITTK, encoded by the coding sequence ATGGGACAAATTAGAGACATTCTAACGACGCTTTTACCCCTTGTGGTGTTGTTTCTTATTTTTTATTTTTTGATCGTTCGCCCGCAACGCCAGCAACAAAAAAAGCACAAAGAAATGATAGAGGGCTTGACTAAGGGCGATAAAATTGTTACTCAAGGAGGGTTGATCGTTGAAGTGCTTAAAGCGGAAGCGAATTTTTTTAGCGTGAAGCTCAATGATGACACCACCGCTAAACTTTCTAAAAACTATGTAGCGTTCAAATTAGACGAATTGGATCAATTTGGTTTGGCAGAGCCTATAGTTATCCAACAAGGCAGAGAAGAAATTTCGGCAAAATTATCTGGTACTAAAACTTTGAAACAACGCCAAATAACAACTAAATGA
- the secD gene encoding protein translocase subunit SecD: MKLFNPRLIVFVCVLLLGVGFSVPSLLETKGPKITLGLDLRGGLNMLLGVQTDEALKNKYLSLASALEYNAKKQNILLKDIKSSLEGISFELLDEDEAKKLDALLLELQGHSQFEIKKEAEFYSVKLTPLEQEELRKNTILQVIGIIRNRLDQFGLAEPVVIQQGKEEISVQLPGIKTLEEERRAKDLISRSAHLQMMAVDEEHNKDAMKMTDLEAQKLGSVLLSDVEMGGKILLKAIPILDGEMLTDAKVVYDQNNQPVVSFTLDAQGAKIFGDFSGANVGKRMAIVLDNKVYSAPVIRERIGGGSGQISGNFSVAQASDLAIALRSGAMSAPIQVLEKRIIGPSLGKDSIKTSIIALIGGFILVMGFMALYYSMAGVIACMALVVNLFLIVAVMAIFGATLTLPGMAGIVLTVGIAVDANIIINERIREVLRENEGIAKAIHLGYINASRAIFDSNITSLIASVLLYAYGTGAIKGFALTTGIGILASIITAIIGTQGIYQALLPKLTQTKSLYFWFGVNKRA, encoded by the coding sequence ATGAAACTTTTTAACCCTCGTTTAATCGTTTTTGTTTGCGTGCTTCTTTTAGGGGTAGGGTTTTCTGTGCCTTCTTTACTAGAAACTAAAGGCCCTAAGATCACTTTAGGTTTGGATTTAAGGGGGGGGTTGAACATGCTTTTAGGGGTGCAAACCGATGAAGCTTTAAAAAACAAGTATTTAAGCTTGGCGTCCGCTTTAGAATACAACGCTAAAAAGCAAAATATCTTGCTTAAAGACATTAAATCCAGTTTAGAAGGGATCAGTTTTGAGCTTTTAGATGAAGATGAAGCGAAAAAATTAGACGCGCTTTTATTGGAATTGCAAGGTCATAGCCAGTTTGAAATCAAAAAAGAAGCGGAGTTTTATAGCGTGAAGCTCACCCCTTTAGAGCAAGAAGAATTGCGTAAAAACACGATTTTGCAAGTGATAGGGATCATTCGTAACCGCTTGGATCAATTTGGTTTGGCAGAGCCTGTAGTTATTCAGCAAGGTAAAGAAGAAATTTCGGTGCAATTGCCCGGCATTAAGACTTTAGAAGAAGAACGGCGTGCTAAAGACTTGATTTCAAGATCCGCTCATTTGCAGATGATGGCAGTGGATGAAGAACACAATAAAGATGCGATGAAAATGACGGATTTAGAGGCTCAAAAATTAGGCAGCGTGTTGTTGTCTGATGTGGAAATGGGGGGTAAAATCTTGCTCAAAGCGATCCCCATTTTAGATGGCGAAATGCTTACAGATGCGAAAGTGGTGTATGACCAAAACAACCAGCCGGTGGTGAGCTTCACGCTGGATGCGCAAGGGGCTAAGATTTTTGGGGATTTCTCAGGCGCGAATGTGGGCAAACGCATGGCGATTGTTTTAGACAATAAGGTTTATTCAGCTCCGGTAATTAGGGAGCGTATCGGTGGGGGGAGCGGGCAAATTAGCGGGAATTTTAGCGTGGCTCAAGCGAGCGATTTAGCGATCGCTTTAAGGAGTGGGGCGATGAGCGCGCCCATTCAGGTTTTAGAAAAAAGGATTATAGGCCCGAGCTTAGGGAAAGACAGCATTAAAACTTCCATTATCGCCCTCATTGGGGGCTTTATTTTAGTGATGGGCTTTATGGCGCTTTATTACTCCATGGCGGGGGTGATCGCTTGTATGGCGTTAGTGGTCAATCTTTTTTTGATTGTGGCGGTCATGGCGATTTTTGGAGCGACGCTGACTTTACCGGGAATGGCGGGAATTGTTTTGACCGTGGGGATTGCCGTGGATGCTAATATCATTATCAATGAGCGCATTAGAGAAGTCTTAAGAGAGAATGAGGGCATCGCTAAGGCGATCCATTTAGGCTATATCAATGCGAGTAGAGCGATTTTTGATTCCAATATCACTTCCTTGATCGCTTCAGTGTTATTATACGCTTATGGCACAGGAGCGATCAAAGGCTTTGCCCTAACCACAGGCATTGGGATTTTAGCCTCTATTATCACCGCCATTATAGGCACGCAAGGGATTTATCAAGCCCTTTTACCTAAACTCACCCAAACAAAAAGCCTTTACTTTTGGTTTGGCGTGAATAAAAGAGCTTAG